The Terriglobales bacterium genome window below encodes:
- a CDS encoding 6-carboxytetrahydropterin synthase, whose amino-acid sequence MKAHLTRRYWFSASHRLHSDDMSEEENRATYGKCNNPFGHGHNYALEVTVSGSVDPSTGMVCNLADLDGFVAGAILSRYEHANLNTLPEFSARVPTTENLCIEIYEILQRGFPYAHLEKVRMDETMMNSFEYAGGAEARH is encoded by the coding sequence ACGTCGTTACTGGTTTTCCGCCTCGCATCGCTTGCACAGCGACGACATGTCGGAAGAGGAGAACCGCGCCACCTATGGCAAATGCAACAACCCGTTTGGCCATGGCCACAATTACGCGCTGGAGGTCACGGTGAGCGGGTCCGTCGATCCCAGCACCGGGATGGTTTGCAACCTGGCTGACCTCGACGGTTTTGTCGCGGGCGCAATCTTGTCGCGCTATGAGCACGCCAACCTCAACACCTTGCCCGAATTCAGCGCCCGCGTTCCCACCACCGAAAACCTTTGCATTGAGATCTACGAAATATTGCAGCGCGGGTTCCCTTACGCCCATCTGGAAAAGGTGAGGATGGATGAGACGATGATGAACTCCTTCGAATATGCCGGAGGAGCGGAGGCGCGTCATTAG
- the folE gene encoding GTP cyclohydrolase I FolE, which produces MSQVAESPTLAGAGFADLVHEVLVRLGEDPNREGLLRTPERVQRAMQHLTKGYHEDAETMLKSALFTVNYDEMVIVKDIEMFSLCEHHMLPFFGKVHIAYVPNGKVIGLSKLPRLVDIFSRRLQVQERLTTQIAETLQRVIEPQGVGVVVEARHLCMMMRGVEKQHSAAVTSAMLGAFRNEHETREEFLSLIRAKAGNGSF; this is translated from the coding sequence ATGTCGCAAGTCGCAGAATCCCCCACGCTGGCCGGCGCCGGCTTCGCCGATCTGGTGCATGAAGTGCTTGTGCGCCTGGGCGAAGATCCCAATCGCGAAGGCCTGTTGCGCACGCCGGAGCGCGTCCAGCGCGCCATGCAGCACCTGACCAAGGGCTATCACGAAGACGCCGAAACCATGCTCAAGAGCGCGCTCTTCACCGTCAATTACGACGAGATGGTGATCGTCAAGGACATCGAGATGTTCAGCCTCTGTGAGCACCACATGCTTCCGTTTTTCGGCAAGGTGCACATCGCCTACGTGCCCAATGGAAAAGTCATCGGGCTGAGCAAGCTGCCGCGCCTGGTCGATATCTTCTCGCGACGCCTGCAGGTCCAGGAGCGTTTGACCACGCAGATCGCAGAAACCCTCCAGCGCGTGATCGAGCCGCAGGGCGTCGGCGTGGTGGTGGAAGCGCGTCACCTGTGCATGATGATGCGCGGGGTGGAAAAACAGCACTCCGCGGCGGTGACCTCCGCCATGCTCGGCGCCTTCCGCAACGAGCACGAAACCCGAGAGGAGTTCCTCTCCCTGATCCG